In Paracoccus jeotgali, the following are encoded in one genomic region:
- a CDS encoding cation diffusion facilitator family transporter, translating to MGQIQQARYSWLGGAEPPRHRPRKDLRMGRGHDHEPGQHGHSHGPALTKDTPPEERRSKERAIAIAAVLTGGFMGAEVVGGLVSGSLALLADAGHMLTDFASLVLAWLAFRLARRPADWKRTYGFDRFSVLAAFVNGLALFAIAAWISVEALQRLRDPSEVLGGLMLWVAVGGLAVNILAFWVLSRAEGDNLNVRAAALHVMGDLLGSFAAIVASLVIIWTGWTPIDPILSVLVALLILRSAWAVIRESGHILLEGAPPGFDARTVAADLEAALPGVARVQHVHAWSITQERPMATLEVELTAGADADDVRRAVKDRVRETTGMAHVTVEVVGSADG from the coding sequence GTGGGCCAGATCCAGCAAGCCCGCTACAGCTGGCTCGGCGGCGCGGAGCCGCCTCGCCACCGACCAAGGAAGGATCTGCGCATGGGCAGGGGACACGATCACGAGCCGGGGCAGCATGGCCATTCCCACGGACCTGCCCTTACCAAAGACACCCCACCCGAAGAGCGGCGCTCGAAGGAGCGGGCCATCGCCATTGCCGCCGTCCTGACGGGCGGCTTCATGGGGGCGGAGGTCGTGGGCGGCCTTGTCTCGGGCTCGCTCGCGCTGCTCGCCGATGCGGGCCATATGCTGACGGACTTCGCCTCTCTGGTGCTGGCGTGGCTGGCTTTCCGCCTCGCCCGGCGCCCGGCGGACTGGAAGCGGACCTACGGGTTCGACCGCTTCTCGGTGCTGGCCGCCTTCGTGAACGGTCTTGCTCTCTTCGCCATCGCCGCATGGATCTCGGTCGAGGCGCTTCAGCGCCTGCGCGATCCGTCCGAGGTGCTGGGCGGGCTGATGCTCTGGGTCGCGGTCGGCGGGTTGGCGGTCAACATCCTCGCCTTCTGGGTGCTCAGTCGCGCCGAGGGTGACAACCTGAACGTCCGCGCCGCCGCGCTTCACGTCATGGGCGATCTGCTCGGTTCGTTCGCCGCCATCGTGGCCTCGCTGGTCATCATCTGGACAGGCTGGACTCCCATCGATCCGATCCTGTCGGTGCTGGTGGCGCTGCTGATCCTGCGCTCGGCCTGGGCGGTGATCCGCGAGAGCGGGCACATCCTGCTCGAAGGGGCGCCGCCCGGGTTCGATGCCCGCACGGTGGCCGCCGACCTCGAGGCAGCGCTGCCCGGCGTGGCGCGGGTTCAGCACGTGCATGCGTGGTCGATCACGCAGGAACGCCCGATGGCCACGCTGGAAGTCGAACTGACCGCCGGGGCGGATGCCGACGACGTCCGCCGCGCGGTCAAGGATCGCGTTCGGGAGACGACCGGGATGGCTCATGTGACCGTTGAAGTGGTCGGAAGCGCTGATGGATAG
- a CDS encoding amphi-Trp domain-containing protein codes for MSPKSDRDIEKDYPLPEFIEKLRRLADALEQGKRFEIQIAGERISVPVRATYNIEHEREGGEEEIEFQIKWSVK; via the coding sequence ATGTCACCAAAATCCGATAGAGACATCGAAAAGGACTATCCGCTGCCCGAGTTCATCGAGAAGCTGCGGCGCCTCGCGGACGCCCTTGAGCAAGGGAAGCGCTTCGAGATTCAGATCGCTGGCGAGCGAATTTCCGTTCCGGTTCGGGCGACCTACAATATCGAGCATGAACGGGAAGGCGGGGAAGAAGAGATCGAGTTCCAGATCAAGTGGAGCGTGAAATAG
- a CDS encoding amidohydrolase family protein, with the protein MMENVDLLFTGADIYTLDEDQPVIRNGAIAVVGNSIAAIGPAAEVAARCKTITRTVDCSGTVLMPGLIDAHTHQFQLLGRTLGDGMSLLPWLAKFMLPLAASMDSKSALAAVELSALNSALTGATSVVDNHYAPVDEQTTLAVAHSMERVGVRGAVARGMFGPMVEGGVRMNTDERLFKYSVQEEIDITEACLKQQPASSLVQIWPMPENVVYVDKEMMQGALELAERYDVSWQAHMSESRFEVEIHESIHGQRPVKWLHENGILSDRTTFAHGIWLDEEEIELLGDARSTVIHNPVSNQFLASGIMKLGPLLQAGANVALGTDGVAVAGQDMFEAMKSAQMMQHLRGYDAESTSAELMLHLACRNGGKMLRKNVGVLKLGALADFITVDISGPHHQPATRAVCCLTSSARGSDVRHVVVDGEHIVADGRSTRIDDEKAIADALQASKTVIERAGITDLVQEWKNPGHHYARKADA; encoded by the coding sequence ATGATGGAAAACGTCGATCTTCTGTTTACCGGCGCGGACATCTATACTCTGGACGAAGACCAGCCGGTCATCCGGAACGGGGCGATTGCCGTTGTCGGCAACAGCATTGCCGCCATTGGGCCGGCTGCTGAGGTCGCGGCCAGATGCAAGACGATCACGCGCACCGTCGACTGTTCAGGCACGGTCCTGATGCCCGGCCTGATCGACGCGCATACCCACCAGTTCCAGCTTCTTGGTCGAACGCTGGGCGATGGCATGTCCTTACTGCCCTGGCTGGCCAAGTTCATGTTGCCGCTGGCGGCTTCGATGGATTCCAAAAGCGCGCTGGCAGCTGTTGAACTGTCTGCCCTGAACTCGGCGCTGACGGGCGCAACCTCGGTTGTCGACAACCACTATGCGCCGGTAGACGAGCAAACCACGCTCGCCGTCGCGCACAGCATGGAGCGCGTGGGGGTCCGCGGCGCGGTGGCGCGCGGCATGTTCGGCCCGATGGTCGAAGGCGGCGTGCGCATGAACACCGACGAACGGCTGTTCAAATACAGCGTTCAGGAAGAGATCGACATCACCGAAGCCTGTCTGAAACAGCAACCGGCCAGCAGTCTGGTGCAGATCTGGCCGATGCCGGAAAACGTCGTCTATGTCGATAAGGAGATGATGCAGGGCGCGCTGGAACTGGCAGAGCGATACGATGTCAGCTGGCAGGCTCATATGAGCGAATCCCGGTTCGAGGTCGAGATCCATGAATCGATCCACGGGCAACGGCCGGTCAAGTGGCTGCACGAGAACGGCATTCTCAGCGACCGGACCACTTTTGCGCATGGGATCTGGCTTGACGAGGAGGAAATCGAACTGCTGGGCGACGCCAGGTCGACGGTGATCCACAACCCGGTCTCAAATCAGTTTCTGGCATCCGGCATCATGAAGCTGGGTCCATTGCTGCAAGCGGGGGCGAATGTCGCGCTTGGAACCGATGGGGTTGCCGTGGCCGGGCAGGATATGTTCGAGGCCATGAAATCAGCGCAGATGATGCAGCACTTGCGGGGGTATGACGCGGAATCGACAAGCGCCGAGCTGATGCTGCATCTGGCTTGCCGAAACGGCGGGAAAATGCTGCGCAAGAATGTCGGCGTGCTGAAGCTGGGCGCATTGGCCGATTTCATCACTGTCGATATCAGCGGTCCTCACCATCAACCGGCAACGCGGGCGGTATGTTGCCTGACCAGTTCAGCGCGTGGCTCTGACGTCAGGCACGTTGTGGTCGATGGCGAGCATATCGTCGCCGACGGTCGCTCCACAAGAATCGATGACGAAAAAGCGATTGCCGATGCTTTGCAAGCGTCGAAAACGGTGATCGAGAGAGCCGGAATTACGGATTTGGTTCAGGAATGGAAAAATCCGGGACATCATTATGCTCGCAAGGCCGATGCATAG